A part of Nocardioides sp. WS12 genomic DNA contains:
- a CDS encoding SDR family NAD(P)-dependent oxidoreductase — translation MSKKRVLITGGASGLGAAMAAAFRARGDDVLVADLQPGLDKLDHPDGIKLDVTSDDDWAAALTWVQENWGGLDILINNAGIATGGRIDVVSLDEWRKVIEINLLGVVRGCRTFTPMFKAQGSGHILNTASLAGLVHPPGMSSYTAVKAGVVALSETLSYELHPHGIDVSALCPGFIKTPLAQSLGGSDTVMDAIAARLINKSPYTAEQVAAAVLKGLDKKAMVILPDPAARKAVWTKRFARPLYDREQRKFGARIKSITEGQS, via the coding sequence ATGAGCAAGAAGCGTGTCCTGATCACCGGCGGGGCGTCGGGCCTCGGCGCTGCCATGGCCGCGGCCTTCCGGGCGCGCGGGGACGACGTCCTCGTGGCCGACCTGCAACCGGGTCTCGACAAGCTCGACCACCCCGACGGCATCAAGCTCGACGTCACCTCCGACGACGACTGGGCCGCTGCCCTCACCTGGGTCCAGGAGAACTGGGGCGGCCTCGACATCCTGATCAACAACGCCGGCATCGCCACCGGCGGCCGGATCGACGTCGTGAGCCTCGACGAGTGGCGCAAGGTCATCGAGATCAACCTGCTGGGCGTCGTCCGCGGCTGCCGCACGTTCACGCCGATGTTCAAGGCGCAGGGGAGCGGTCACATCCTCAACACGGCGTCCCTGGCCGGGCTCGTGCACCCGCCCGGGATGTCGTCGTACACGGCGGTCAAGGCGGGCGTGGTGGCGCTCAGCGAGACGTTGTCCTACGAGCTGCACCCGCACGGCATCGATGTCTCCGCGCTGTGCCCCGGCTTCATCAAGACGCCGTTGGCCCAGTCGCTGGGCGGCAGTGACACCGTGATGGACGCCATCGCTGCGCGCCTGATCAACAAGTCGCCGTACACGGCCGAGCAGGTGGCCGCCGCGGTCCTCAAGGGCCTCGACAAGAAGGCGATGGTGATCCTCCCGGACCCGGCCGCCCGCAAGGCAGTCTGGACCAAGCGTTTCGCACGACCGTTGTACGACCGCGAGCAGCGGAAGTTCGGCGCCCGCATCAAGTCCATCACCGAAGGCCAATCATGA
- a CDS encoding SDR family oxidoreductase: MSKGTIVITGASSGLGEEMARQFADLGYDLGLCARRTERLEAVAAEISAAHPDTRVILKALDVNDDDAVFRVVHEFAAEFGTLDRVIINAGLGKGAPLGTGRYQANRQTAMTNFVAALAQTEAAMEIFRAQKSGHLVMISSMSAMRGQRKTITTYAATKAGVAALAEGLQNENVPGIDVSIIYPGYIRSEMNAKVEQKTKFMVDTETGVRAMVDAIEKRKAKAYVPAWPWVPLGYAMKRLPLSVVRKLA, from the coding sequence ATGAGCAAGGGAACGATCGTCATCACCGGCGCCAGTTCGGGTCTTGGCGAGGAAATGGCGCGCCAGTTCGCCGATCTGGGCTACGACCTGGGGTTGTGCGCCCGTCGTACGGAACGCCTCGAGGCCGTGGCGGCGGAGATCTCCGCCGCCCACCCTGACACCCGGGTGATCCTCAAGGCACTCGACGTGAACGACGACGACGCCGTCTTCCGGGTCGTCCACGAGTTCGCTGCGGAGTTCGGCACGCTCGACCGCGTGATCATCAACGCCGGCCTGGGCAAGGGCGCGCCGCTCGGCACCGGGCGTTACCAGGCCAACCGCCAGACCGCGATGACCAACTTCGTCGCCGCCCTCGCGCAGACCGAGGCGGCCATGGAGATCTTCCGGGCGCAGAAGAGCGGCCACCTGGTCATGATCTCGTCGATGTCCGCCATGCGGGGCCAGCGCAAGACGATCACGACGTACGCCGCCACCAAGGCCGGCGTCGCGGCGCTGGCCGAGGGCTTGCAGAACGAGAACGTCCCCGGCATCGACGTCTCGATCATCTACCCCGGCTACATCCGCTCGGAGATGAATGCGAAGGTCGAGCAGAAGACGAAGTTCATGGTCGACACCGAGACCGGCGTCCGGGCGATGGTCGACGCGATCGAGAAGCGCAAGGCCAAGGCGTACGTCCCCGCCTGGCCGTGGGTGCCGCTGGGCTACGCCATGAAGCGCCTGCCCCTGTCCGTCGTACGGAAGCTGGCATGA
- a CDS encoding phosphotransferase family protein: MNDAAEVRDEDSFDVDAVAAWLGRDIEEVRQFAGGASNLTYLLKVSTGSTNGPDLILRRPPAGTKAKGAHDMGREYRIQSALAPVFPYVAPMVAFCEDESVIGSEFYVMERVAGHIPRKELGLDLTPEQVRALCTNVLDLLVDLHGVDPEAAGLTTLGKGEGYVARQVGGWIGRFGKAKTWNVPSYKKVMRWLDEHQPADRATCLIHNDFRFDNVVLDEADPTKPIALLDWEMATLGDPLMDLGAVTAYWVQADDSKLFQQFRRQPTHIPGMLSRREVVDYYLAKSGFELTDKEWAFYEVFGMFRLAVILQQIYYRYHHKQTSNPAFKNFWIASHVLHRRCLAIIKQVG, translated from the coding sequence ATGAACGACGCCGCCGAGGTCCGCGACGAGGACAGCTTTGACGTCGACGCCGTCGCGGCCTGGCTGGGCCGTGACATCGAGGAGGTCCGCCAGTTCGCGGGGGGTGCGTCGAACCTGACGTACCTGCTGAAGGTCTCGACAGGCTCGACCAACGGGCCTGACCTGATCCTGCGACGCCCGCCCGCGGGCACCAAGGCGAAGGGCGCCCACGACATGGGTCGCGAGTACCGGATCCAGTCCGCCCTCGCCCCCGTCTTCCCGTACGTCGCCCCGATGGTCGCGTTCTGCGAGGACGAGTCGGTGATCGGTTCGGAGTTCTACGTCATGGAGCGCGTCGCCGGCCACATCCCGCGCAAGGAGCTGGGCCTGGACCTGACCCCCGAACAGGTGCGCGCACTGTGCACCAACGTGCTCGACCTGCTCGTCGACCTGCACGGCGTCGATCCTGAAGCCGCGGGACTGACCACGCTCGGTAAGGGCGAGGGGTACGTCGCCCGGCAGGTCGGCGGCTGGATCGGCCGCTTCGGCAAGGCGAAGACGTGGAACGTGCCGTCGTACAAGAAGGTGATGCGTTGGCTCGACGAGCACCAGCCGGCTGACCGCGCCACCTGCCTGATCCACAACGACTTCCGGTTCGACAACGTCGTGCTCGACGAAGCCGACCCCACGAAGCCGATCGCCTTGCTGGACTGGGAAATGGCGACCCTGGGCGACCCGTTGATGGACCTCGGCGCCGTCACCGCCTACTGGGTGCAGGCCGACGACTCGAAGCTGTTCCAGCAGTTCCGTCGCCAGCCCACGCACATCCCCGGGATGCTCAGCCGGCGCGAGGTCGTCGACTACTACCTGGCGAAGTCGGGGTTCGAGCTCACCGACAAGGAATGGGCCTTCTACGAGGTCTTCGGGATGTTCCGGCTCGCGGTGATCCTGCAGCAGATCTACTACCGCTACCACCACAAGCAGACCAGCAACCCGGCGTTCAAGAACTTCTGGATCGCCTCCCACGTCCTGCACCGCCGGTGCCTCGCGATCATCAAGCAGGTGGGCTGA
- a CDS encoding histidine phosphatase family protein produces MRIGYLVRHGQASFGKKDYDALSDLGHLQARVLGRELAAREITPDLIIRGGLRRHRETADGILQGLEQHVPVAVDEDWDEFDFQHVMEVHKPLYRSRALMLADLARTRQPKAAFQAVFEEATARWIGGGHDEEYDESFPAFAGRVEGALERMTERGPEKGTVLVVSSGGPIGLAASLLLAGDTSLWGSLNRVAVNTGVTKVIHGRTGLNLSSYNSHTHVEHDRELLTYR; encoded by the coding sequence GTGCGCATCGGCTACCTCGTCCGTCACGGACAGGCCTCCTTCGGCAAGAAGGACTACGACGCCCTGTCCGACCTCGGACACCTCCAGGCGCGGGTGCTCGGGCGCGAGCTCGCGGCGCGGGAGATCACGCCGGACCTGATCATCCGCGGTGGACTGCGCCGGCACCGCGAGACGGCCGACGGCATCCTCCAGGGCCTCGAGCAGCACGTGCCGGTGGCCGTCGACGAGGACTGGGACGAGTTCGACTTCCAGCACGTCATGGAGGTCCACAAGCCGCTCTACCGCTCGCGCGCGCTGATGCTCGCCGACCTCGCACGCACCCGTCAGCCGAAGGCGGCGTTCCAGGCCGTCTTCGAGGAGGCCACCGCCCGCTGGATCGGCGGCGGCCACGACGAGGAGTACGACGAATCGTTCCCCGCGTTCGCAGGCCGGGTCGAGGGCGCCCTGGAGCGGATGACCGAGCGCGGCCCCGAGAAGGGGACCGTGCTGGTGGTCAGCTCCGGCGGCCCGATCGGCCTGGCAGCATCGCTGCTGCTGGCCGGCGACACCTCACTGTGGGGGTCGCTGAACCGGGTCGCGGTGAACACCGGCGTCACCAAGGTGATCCACGGGCGCACCGGGTTGAACCTGTCGTCGTACAACAGCCACACCCATGTCGAGCACGACCGGGAGTTGCTGACCTACCGCTGA
- a CDS encoding serine hydrolase domain-containing protein: MRRSVLLHDVARVPDPLRRARIPRPLSSVTTIGDEADPASVDMTVEGIETIWDGVRGLYRSGVHPAITLCVRRRGVVVLNRAIGHARGNGPADGPDVPKELATPETPFCIFSAAKAITATLIHRLDEEGLLHIADPVAEYLPEFARHGKEGITLAHVLSHRAGIPAMPKGALDLDRLDDWEFHRELMYDSKAVMRPGRRQAYHAVSGGAVLGEVVREVTGQTIREVLADRILDPLGFRWTNYGVAPEDVAKVGLAYPTGPPPVPPISTFLTRALGGVAPDEATRISNDPRYLTGILPAANGVSTAEELSRFFEMLRCGGELDGVRVLEERTIRRALMPQSRLEVDLSLALPIPFSYGFMLGTPKVGLYGDAPGAFGHLGFFNILGWADPARELSVGMITSGKSAIYPEVTRWLDIPYRIGKAAPARVSGS; the protein is encoded by the coding sequence ATGCGTCGTTCGGTGCTTCTCCACGATGTGGCCCGGGTTCCCGATCCCTTGCGGCGGGCGCGGATTCCTCGCCCCCTCTCGTCGGTGACGACGATCGGTGACGAGGCCGATCCCGCCTCGGTCGACATGACGGTCGAGGGGATCGAGACGATCTGGGACGGCGTCCGCGGGCTCTATCGCAGCGGCGTGCACCCGGCGATCACCCTGTGTGTACGCCGACGCGGGGTCGTCGTACTCAATCGGGCGATCGGTCACGCGCGCGGCAACGGTCCGGCGGACGGGCCGGACGTCCCGAAGGAACTGGCCACGCCGGAGACGCCGTTCTGCATCTTCTCCGCGGCCAAGGCCATCACCGCGACGCTCATCCACCGCCTCGACGAGGAGGGCCTGCTGCACATCGCGGACCCGGTGGCGGAGTACCTCCCGGAGTTCGCGCGGCACGGCAAGGAGGGGATCACCCTCGCGCACGTGCTGTCGCACCGTGCGGGGATCCCGGCCATGCCGAAGGGCGCGCTGGACCTGGACCGGCTCGATGACTGGGAGTTCCACCGCGAGCTCATGTACGACTCGAAGGCCGTGATGCGGCCGGGTCGGCGCCAGGCGTACCACGCGGTGTCCGGTGGCGCGGTGCTCGGCGAGGTCGTCCGCGAAGTGACCGGCCAGACCATCCGTGAGGTGCTGGCCGACCGGATCCTTGATCCGCTGGGCTTCCGCTGGACCAACTACGGCGTCGCTCCCGAGGACGTGGCGAAGGTGGGGCTCGCGTACCCGACCGGACCGCCGCCGGTGCCGCCGATCTCGACCTTTCTGACCCGCGCCCTGGGCGGTGTCGCGCCCGACGAAGCGACCCGGATCTCCAACGATCCCCGCTACCTGACGGGGATCCTGCCCGCCGCCAACGGGGTGAGCACGGCCGAGGAACTCAGCCGTTTCTTCGAGATGCTGCGCTGCGGCGGTGAACTGGACGGCGTCCGGGTGCTCGAGGAGCGGACCATCCGTCGTGCCCTGATGCCGCAGTCACGCCTCGAGGTCGACCTGAGCCTCGCGCTGCCGATCCCGTTCAGTTACGGCTTCATGCTGGGCACGCCCAAGGTTGGCCTGTACGGCGACGCACCCGGCGCCTTCGGACATCTCGGCTTCTTCAACATCCTCGGGTGGGCCGATCCGGCGCGCGAGTTGTCCGTCGGCATGATCACGTCGGGCAAGTCGGCGATCTATCCCGAGGTCACGCGGTGGCTCGACATTCCCTACCGGATCGGAAAGGCCGCACCTGCGAGGGTTTCTGGCTCCTGA
- a CDS encoding lysoplasmalogenase has protein sequence MRTSTKLKLAFAALAATDTWLAGSSRPSAHKARYVTKPLLMPVLGASLATNQKAAGSPLRATTIAAQAAGWGGDVLLLGHSDKMFGAGAGSFGVGHLAYITGFLRNSKAAAMKDNKVALGVAGIWAVTAPGVAFAAYRQEKALGATMLGYSATLAAMVAHANHLDASLPRTARLLTAVGAATFMASDSILGARTFLIPNPPDRLESVVMATYTAGQFLISEGAARAAR, from the coding sequence GTGCGCACCTCGACCAAGCTGAAGCTGGCCTTCGCGGCCCTTGCCGCCACCGACACCTGGCTCGCCGGCTCCAGCCGGCCGTCGGCGCACAAGGCGCGCTACGTCACCAAGCCGCTGCTGATGCCCGTCCTGGGCGCCTCGCTGGCGACGAACCAGAAGGCCGCCGGGTCGCCGTTGCGCGCCACCACGATCGCTGCGCAGGCAGCCGGCTGGGGCGGGGACGTCCTGCTCCTGGGGCACAGCGACAAGATGTTCGGGGCCGGCGCGGGCTCGTTCGGGGTGGGCCACCTCGCCTACATCACGGGCTTCCTGCGCAACAGCAAGGCCGCCGCGATGAAGGACAACAAGGTCGCCCTCGGCGTCGCGGGCATCTGGGCGGTCACCGCGCCCGGTGTCGCGTTCGCGGCGTACCGCCAGGAGAAGGCCCTCGGCGCCACCATGCTCGGCTACTCCGCCACCCTCGCCGCCATGGTCGCGCACGCCAACCACCTCGACGCCTCGCTTCCCCGCACCGCACGCCTGCTGACCGCTGTCGGTGCCGCGACGTTCATGGCATCCGACTCGATCCTCGGCGCGCGCACGTTCCTCATCCCCAACCCGCCCGACCGGCTCGAGTCGGTCGTCATGGCGACCTACACGGCCGGGCAGTTCCTCATCTCCGAAGGTGCGGCCCGCGCCGCACGCTGA
- a CDS encoding helix-turn-helix domain-containing protein, protein MATLDDLIEDLARLVDAPCTLEDPDFQLIGFSDHRNDDVVDVIRQRSILERRSSTEVRAWFQAQGIADSPGPLRTPADPDLGIAARLCVPARHLGRVHGYFWLIDPDQHIDESTWPEAMRIAEAAAGLLNVAERRQGHRDALFRELVEGGHVAARASAVDFAHAGSLDLREPLSCVLVERPDLLDQIASRPSRAGVVWVRSSPGVAGAVVRAGLVPASADLGGLLTAIGLGRRVDALDRATRVAVGPTVDGIDELARAYRGAEVALRVARSRAPGEVVAWQALGPLALLGVARDDDLSAAVIDQQMQAFLTGAAVDVLETVRIWLDEAGSAGRTATRLSVHRQTVYHRLAQVEKATGSDLSRGQDRLRLHLALQLAPYLGPGP, encoded by the coding sequence ATGGCAACGCTGGACGACCTGATCGAGGATCTGGCCCGTCTCGTCGACGCGCCCTGCACGCTCGAGGACCCCGACTTCCAGCTGATCGGCTTCTCCGACCACCGCAACGACGACGTCGTGGACGTGATCCGGCAGCGCTCCATCCTGGAGCGGCGATCGAGCACCGAGGTGCGCGCGTGGTTCCAGGCGCAGGGCATCGCCGACTCCCCCGGCCCGCTCCGCACCCCTGCCGACCCGGACCTCGGCATCGCCGCCCGACTCTGCGTCCCGGCCCGCCACCTCGGCCGGGTCCACGGGTACTTCTGGCTGATCGACCCGGACCAGCACATCGACGAGTCCACCTGGCCCGAAGCGATGCGGATCGCGGAGGCCGCGGCCGGCCTGCTCAACGTCGCCGAACGCCGCCAGGGTCACCGCGACGCGCTCTTCCGCGAACTCGTCGAGGGCGGGCACGTCGCCGCCCGCGCCTCGGCCGTCGACTTCGCCCACGCCGGCAGCCTCGACCTGCGCGAGCCGCTGAGCTGCGTCCTGGTCGAACGCCCCGACCTGCTCGACCAGATCGCCAGCCGCCCCAGCCGCGCCGGCGTGGTGTGGGTGCGGTCCAGCCCGGGCGTCGCCGGGGCGGTGGTCCGCGCCGGACTGGTCCCGGCCAGCGCAGACCTCGGCGGGCTGCTCACGGCCATCGGCCTTGGCCGCCGCGTCGACGCCCTCGACCGGGCCACCCGCGTCGCCGTCGGCCCCACCGTCGACGGCATCGACGAACTGGCCCGCGCCTACCGCGGCGCCGAGGTCGCGTTGCGCGTCGCCCGCAGCCGTGCCCCCGGGGAGGTCGTCGCGTGGCAGGCCCTCGGCCCGCTCGCCCTGCTCGGCGTCGCCCGCGACGACGACCTGTCCGCGGCGGTCATCGACCAGCAGATGCAGGCCTTCCTGACGGGAGCCGCGGTCGACGTACTCGAGACCGTGCGGATCTGGCTCGACGAGGCCGGCAGCGCCGGGCGTACGGCGACCCGGCTGTCCGTGCACCGCCAGACCGTCTATCACCGGCTCGCGCAGGTCGAGAAGGCCACCGGATCGGACCTCTCCCGCGGCCAGGACCGGCTGCGGCTGCACCTCGCGCTCCAACTTGCTCCTTATCTGGGGCCGGGACCCTAG
- a CDS encoding proline dehydrogenase family protein: MLSQTLNRASRSARARRAVESIPVTRNVVDRFVAGETTADAVQAAQRLVAGGRAISIDVLGEDVTDIAGARATRDGYLALLSALAAADSSTGADVSLKLSALGQALPSGADIATDHAHEICVAAAAVGATVTLDMEDHTTTDATLLAGTELRKEFGWVGNVLQSNLLRTPADITALAGSGARIRLVKGAYREPATVALPRKADVDRAYGRAIDALMISTCYPMIATHDETMLTRAAFQANVAGRDADQWETQMLYGVRTDLQQQTVDADLQMRVYLPFGTDWYGYFMRRLAERPANVAFFIRALTHRS, from the coding sequence ATGCTGAGCCAGACCCTGAACCGCGCCTCCCGCAGCGCCCGCGCCCGCCGCGCGGTCGAGTCGATCCCCGTGACCCGCAATGTCGTCGACCGGTTCGTCGCCGGCGAGACCACCGCCGACGCCGTACAAGCGGCGCAGCGCCTGGTGGCTGGCGGCCGGGCGATCAGCATCGACGTCCTCGGCGAGGACGTCACCGACATCGCCGGTGCGCGCGCCACGCGCGACGGCTATCTCGCGTTGCTCTCGGCCCTCGCCGCGGCCGATTCCTCAACGGGCGCGGACGTCTCGCTCAAGCTCTCCGCCCTCGGCCAGGCCCTGCCGTCCGGCGCGGACATCGCGACCGACCACGCCCACGAGATCTGCGTCGCGGCCGCTGCCGTCGGCGCCACCGTCACCCTCGACATGGAGGACCACACCACCACCGACGCGACGCTGCTGGCCGGTACCGAACTGCGCAAGGAGTTCGGCTGGGTGGGCAACGTGCTGCAGTCCAACCTGCTGCGCACGCCGGCCGACATCACCGCGCTCGCCGGCTCCGGTGCGCGGATCCGCCTGGTCAAGGGCGCCTACCGCGAGCCCGCCACCGTCGCGCTGCCGCGCAAGGCCGACGTGGACCGCGCCTACGGCCGCGCCATCGACGCGCTGATGATCTCGACCTGCTACCCGATGATCGCCACGCACGACGAGACGATGCTGACCCGCGCCGCCTTCCAGGCCAATGTCGCCGGCCGCGACGCCGACCAGTGGGAGACCCAGATGCTGTACGGCGTCCGGACCGACCTGCAGCAGCAGACGGTGGACGCCGATCTGCAGATGCGGGTCTATCTCCCGTTCGGCACCGACTGGTATGGCTACTTCATGCGCCGTCTCGCCGAACGACCCGCCAACGTCGCCTTCTTCATTCGCGCGCTCACCCACCGCTCCTGA
- the pruA gene encoding L-glutamate gamma-semialdehyde dehydrogenase — MDAITTPPVPINEPNLTYAPGSAERTALTAELDTQSGASPRQFDAYIGGEWVAGGGEEFQVVQPHAHQKVLGVLRNSSIDDTVRAVDAARAAAPEWRGLSFDERAAVLLRAAELLAGPWRQRINAATVLGQSKTSFQAEIDAACELIDFWRFNVHFGRQILAEQPIANSPGIWNRTDHRPLEGFVYAISPFNFTAIAGNLPTAPALMGNTVIWKPSPTQQHAASLTMELLIEAGMPPGVINMLPGDGLAVSEVALTHPDLAGIHFTGSTGTFQKLWSTVGTNLPNYRTYPRLVGETGGKDFVIAHPSADPDVLRTALIRGAFEYSGQKCSAASRAYVPRSLWERMGDDLASQTDALPIGDPADYANFTGAVIDARAFAKHTEAIARAHATAGLEVIAGGTTDDSVGWFVRPTIVVAEDPTDAMFWTEYFGPILVIHVYDDRQPGAFEAIVKQAESAAPYALTGSILATDRHAIDWASKELRFAAGNFYVNDKPTGAVVGQQPFGGGRASGTNDKAGSVLNLLRWTSPRSIKETLVPPKDHRHPHQG; from the coding sequence ATGGACGCCATCACCACCCCGCCGGTTCCGATCAACGAGCCGAACCTGACCTACGCACCCGGGAGCGCCGAGCGCACGGCACTGACCGCCGAGCTCGACACCCAGTCCGGTGCCAGCCCTCGCCAGTTCGACGCCTACATCGGCGGTGAATGGGTCGCGGGCGGCGGCGAGGAGTTCCAGGTCGTCCAGCCGCATGCGCACCAGAAGGTGCTGGGCGTGCTCCGCAACAGCTCCATCGACGACACCGTCCGTGCGGTCGACGCGGCCCGGGCAGCGGCGCCCGAATGGCGCGGGTTGTCCTTTGACGAGCGGGCCGCCGTACTGCTTCGGGCAGCGGAGCTGCTGGCCGGTCCGTGGCGCCAGCGGATCAACGCCGCGACGGTGCTGGGTCAGTCGAAGACGTCGTTCCAGGCCGAGATCGATGCCGCGTGCGAGCTGATCGACTTCTGGCGATTCAACGTCCATTTCGGTCGGCAGATCCTGGCCGAGCAGCCGATCGCGAACAGCCCCGGCATCTGGAACCGCACGGACCACCGTCCGCTCGAGGGCTTCGTCTACGCGATCTCGCCGTTCAACTTCACCGCGATCGCGGGCAACCTGCCGACCGCGCCGGCGCTGATGGGCAACACGGTGATCTGGAAGCCGTCACCCACACAGCAGCACGCGGCCTCGCTGACGATGGAACTGCTGATCGAGGCGGGCATGCCGCCGGGCGTCATCAACATGCTCCCGGGCGATGGCCTCGCGGTCTCCGAGGTCGCGCTGACGCACCCGGACCTGGCGGGCATCCACTTCACCGGTTCGACCGGCACCTTCCAGAAGCTGTGGAGCACCGTCGGGACGAACCTCCCGAACTACCGCACCTACCCGCGTCTCGTCGGTGAGACCGGCGGCAAGGACTTCGTCATCGCCCACCCGTCGGCCGATCCCGACGTGCTGCGCACCGCGTTGATCCGAGGCGCCTTCGAGTACTCCGGCCAGAAGTGTTCGGCCGCCTCCCGCGCCTACGTCCCGCGCTCCCTGTGGGAGCGGATGGGCGACGACCTTGCATCCCAGACCGACGCCCTGCCGATCGGCGACCCGGCGGACTACGCGAATTTCACCGGCGCCGTGATCGACGCCCGCGCTTTCGCGAAGCACACCGAGGCCATCGCCCGGGCTCACGCCACCGCCGGGCTCGAGGTCATTGCTGGTGGTACGACGGACGACAGCGTCGGCTGGTTCGTGCGCCCCACGATCGTGGTCGCCGAGGACCCGACCGACGCGATGTTCTGGACCGAGTACTTCGGCCCCATCCTCGTCATCCACGTGTACGACGACCGCCAGCCCGGCGCGTTCGAGGCGATCGTGAAGCAGGCCGAGTCGGCGGCGCCGTACGCCCTGACCGGCTCGATCCTCGCCACCGACCGCCACGCGATCGACTGGGCGAGCAAGGAGCTGCGGTTCGCCGCCGGCAACTTCTACGTCAATGACAAGCCCACCGGTGCGGTCGTCGGCCAGCAGCCGTTCGGCGGTGGCCGTGCGTCGGGCACCAACGACAAGGCCGGCTCCGTCCTCAACCTGCTCCGCTGGACGTCCCCCCGCTCCATCAAGGAGACGCTCGTCCCGCCGAAGGATCACCGCCACCCGCACCAGGGCTGA
- a CDS encoding GIY-YIG nuclease family protein, whose translation MPWTYILRCSDDSYYVGSTVDLEGRIWQHNSDDLGALYTRRRRPVELAWCTWFARIDDAFAYEKRIQGWSRKKREALINEEYDALPDLSRRAAVQLRAAEEADDAEAPGG comes from the coding sequence ATGCCCTGGACCTACATCCTGCGATGCAGTGACGACTCCTACTACGTCGGAAGCACCGTCGACCTCGAAGGACGCATCTGGCAACACAACTCCGACGACCTCGGCGCCCTCTACACCCGCCGTCGCCGACCCGTCGAACTCGCCTGGTGCACCTGGTTCGCCCGCATCGACGATGCCTTCGCCTATGAGAAACGCATCCAGGGCTGGAGCCGCAAGAAACGCGAGGCACTCATCAATGAGGAGTACGACGCCCTGCCGGACCTGTCACGGCGGGCAGCGGTCCAGCTCCGGGCGGCCGAGGAAGCGGACGACGCCGAAGCGCCCGGTGGTTGA
- a CDS encoding alpha/beta fold hydrolase, giving the protein MTSTKPAPPVTQEVRFCRADDGVRIAWARHGSGPPLLIVSCWLSHLQHDWQSPVWRHFLDDLGDVATVVRYDERGFGLSDWEVGTEVADFSLERRLADLETLVEATGLDRFAVLGMSGGAPVALAYAHAHPDRVTRMVLYGGMAAGGLQQDDDAAEEAFLAMIRAGWARPDPLFRRVFTNAFIPGANEQQMEWMDELQRTSTNTENAVCSRIARHQVDVAPLLPEVVVPTLVLHAERDRVAPDWGPKLAAEIPDARLVMLDSANHVLLADEPAWPVFLHEVGSFLGEDRAQVPVSNLSAREREILLLAAEGLDNTAIADQLTLSVRTVERHFQNVYLKLGLSGRTARAAAVARVLT; this is encoded by the coding sequence GTGACCAGCACGAAGCCGGCGCCGCCGGTGACGCAGGAGGTGCGGTTCTGTCGCGCCGATGACGGGGTGCGGATTGCCTGGGCGCGGCACGGGTCCGGGCCGCCGTTGCTGATCGTGTCGTGCTGGCTGAGCCATCTGCAGCACGACTGGCAGAGCCCGGTGTGGCGGCACTTCCTCGACGACCTCGGCGATGTCGCCACTGTCGTCCGGTACGACGAGCGCGGGTTCGGCCTGTCGGACTGGGAGGTCGGCACCGAGGTCGCGGACTTCTCCCTGGAACGCCGCCTCGCCGACCTCGAGACCCTGGTCGAGGCGACCGGCCTGGATCGGTTTGCGGTGCTCGGCATGTCCGGCGGCGCGCCCGTGGCACTGGCGTACGCGCACGCTCACCCCGATCGCGTCACCCGGATGGTGCTGTACGGCGGCATGGCGGCCGGTGGCCTGCAGCAGGACGACGACGCGGCGGAGGAGGCGTTCCTGGCCATGATCCGCGCGGGCTGGGCGCGGCCGGATCCGTTGTTCCGTCGCGTGTTCACCAACGCGTTCATCCCCGGTGCCAACGAGCAGCAGATGGAGTGGATGGACGAACTGCAACGCACATCGACCAACACCGAGAACGCCGTGTGCAGCCGGATCGCCCGCCACCAGGTGGATGTGGCGCCGCTGCTCCCGGAGGTCGTCGTACCAACGCTCGTGCTGCACGCCGAGCGGGACCGGGTCGCGCCGGACTGGGGTCCGAAGCTGGCGGCTGAGATCCCTGACGCGCGGCTGGTGATGCTGGACTCGGCCAATCACGTACTGCTCGCCGACGAACCGGCCTGGCCCGTGTTCCTGCACGAGGTCGGATCGTTCCTCGGCGAGGACCGGGCGCAGGTTCCGGTGTCGAACCTGTCCGCGCGCGAACGCGAGATCTTGCTGCTGGCCGCCGAGGGCCTCGACAACACGGCCATCGCGGACCAGTTGACGTTGAGCGTGCGCACCGTGGAGCGGCACTTCCAGAACGTCTACCTCAAGCTCGGCCTCTCCGGCCGTACGGCGCGCGCCGCGGCCGTCGCACGCGTCCTGACCTGA